The region GACCTCGCGGAGTTCCACCTGAAGCTCGTCGCGGCCGCCGCGGCCCGGCTGGCCGACCCGGTCGAACTCGTGGCGGCGCAGCGCCGCGAACTGCTGCGCCGCCTGCACGAGGTGCAGCAGGCGGCACTGGCCGAGCCCGCGGGCTCCCCCGGCGTCCTGCTGCTGGAGGGGGTCGTCCTGCGGTTGCAGGCGGACCTGCGCTGGTTGGCCGCCTGCGAGCGGGCCTGGTCGAAAGCCGACGACGAATCCGAGGACAGATGAACGTGTCGAGTGCCGTGATCCGGGCCCGGGGCCTGGTGAAGCGCCACGGTCAGGGACAGGGCGGGTTCCGTGCCGTCGACGGGGTCGACCTGGACGTGCCCGAGGGCCAGATGCTGGCCGTCACCGGGCCCAGCGGCTGCGGGAAGTCCACACTGCTCCACCTGCTGGGCGGACTGGAGCGGCCCACGGACGGGGAGGTGTGGTTCGCCGGACGGCGCATCGACACCCTGAACGAGCGGGCCCTGGCCCGGCTGCGGTGCCGGTCCGCGGGCTTCGTCTTCCAGGCCTTCCACCTGGTGGAGGAGCTGTCGGCGGCGGAGAACGTGGAGCTGCCCGCCCTGCTGGCGGGGCGCTCCCGGCGCGAGGCCCGGCGCCGCGCGGGCCGCCTGCTGGAGCGGGTCGGGCTCGCGGACCGGGCGGGGCACCTGCCCGCGCAGCTGTCCGGCGGGCAGCGCCAGCGGGTCGCCATCGCCCGTGCGCTGGTCAACGAGCCCCTGGCCGTCCTGGCCGACGAGCCGACCGGCAACCTCGACAGCGCTGCGACGCTGGAGGTGCTGCGGATCTTCCAGGAGCTGCGCGCCGCGGGGCAGACCCTGGTGATCGTCACGCACGACGAGCGGGTCGCGGCCGTCGCCGACCGGGTGGTCTCGATGCGCGACGGCATGTTCGTCGACGACACCCGGCTGGCGGGCACGGGCACCGGGTGGCTCGGCGGCCTGGTCGGACTGGAGGACTGATGGGGCGCGTCGTGCTCGTCGCCCGGCTCGCCTGGGCCGGGATCCGCCGGCATCGAACCCAGGCGGTGATCCTGGTGCTCGCGATGACCGTGGCCACGGCCGCCGCGGCGACGGGGCTGTCCCTGCGCGGGGAGACCGAGTCCCTGTACATGCAGACCCGGGAGGCCACGGCCGGACCGGACGTGGTGGTGCTCGCGGCCGAAACGGACCTCGCCCCGGCCCCGGACCTGGCCCCGCTGGCGCGGGAGCCCGAGGTCGTCGCCCACAACGGGCCCTTCCCCGTCGTCTACGCCACCCTCACGGCGCGCGGGTACGACTCGCGGGTGGTGGTGCACGGGGCCGACGAGAACCCGGGCGAGGTCGGCCGTCCGCTGCTGACGTCGGGCGACTGGGTGAGCCCCGGAGGGGTGGTGCTGGAGCGGGGCTTCGCCACCGCCCTGGGCGCGGGCGTCGGCGACCGCGTGACCATCGCCGACCGCTCGTACCCGGTCGTGGGGACCGCCGTGACCGCGGCGACCGGTGTCTACCCCTGGGCGGCACAGGTCGGCCCCGGCGGCGGACCCACGGACTACAGCGGCCTGGCCTGGCTGACCGAGGCCGACGCCCGGGAGCTGGCCGCCCGGGACCTCCCCGTGGCCACGGCCCTGCACCTGCGGTTGCGCGACCCGGACCTGGCCGAGGAGTTCATCGAGGCCAACGCCTCCCCCGTCCCCGGGGTGGCGTACCGCAGCTGGCGGTCCATGGCCGAACAGGACGCCGTCCTGCTCCGCAACGTCCGGCCGATCCTGACCGTCGGCGGCTGGCTGCTGGGCTTCCTGGCCGTCACCGGGGTGGCGGTGCTGGCCGCAGGGCGCATCGTCGAGCAGACGCGCCGGGCGGGGGTGCTCAAGGCCGTCGGCGCCACGCCCGGCCTGGTCGCCGCCGTGCTGTTCACCGAGTTCCTGGCCCTGGCGCTGCTGGCGAACGCGCTGGGGCTGGTGATCGCCCGCCTGGCCCTCCCAGCGGTCGCCGCACCCACCGCCAGCCGGATCGGGGAGGCCGCCGGGCCCGGTTTCACGGCCGTGGCCGTGACGGTCGTGCTCTCCGTGGCCGTGGCGGCGCTGGCCACCGTGCGTCCCGCGCTGCGGACCCTGCGCGCCTCGACCGCCGCCGTCCTGGCGGACACCGCGCGGCGGCCGCAGGACCGCTCCCGGCTGACGGCGCTGTCCGCGCTGCTGCCCGCGCCGCTCATGCTGGGGCTGCGGATCACCGCCCGCCGGCCGGGCCGGGCCGTGCTGCAGGCGTGCTCCACGGCCGCCACGGTCATCGCCCTCACCGCCTCGCTGACCCTCTCCGTCCAGACCGTGCGGAGCTACGGCGTGTACGGCTCCTCGGACCTGGCCAACCTCCGGGACGTCCACGACCACCGCCTGCTGACGGTGGTCACCGTCCTGCTCGTCGTGCTCGCCGTCGTGAACACCGTCGCGTCCACGTGGACCACGGCCCTGGAGGCCCGGGTGAGCATGGCCGTCGCGCGGGCGCTGGGCGCCACCCCCGGGCAGATCACCGCGGGCCTGGCGATCGCCCAGCTCCTGCCCGGCCTGCCCGGCGCCGCCGTCGGCCTCTTCATCGGCGACGGCGTGCTCTCGCTCTTCGCCGCCCGGAACGCGGTCGAGGCCCCCACGCCCTGGCTGTTCGGCGCGGCGCTGGCGACCCTCGCGGCGACGGTGGCGCTCACGGCCCTGCCCGCGCGCCTGGCGGCCCGCCGGCCCGTGGCCCGGGTCCTCAGCGGCGAGACCCCCTGACCGCCCGGCCCGCGCCCCTCGGCGGGGCGGTCCCGGCCGGGAACGGGCGGCGGGCCGCGGTGTGTACGCTTCCCCCGGTGCCCCGCACGCCCCGCCCCCCCCCGGAGGACGCCTTGCGGAGATTCGCTCCGTGGATCGCGCTCGTGCTCGTGATCCTCTTCGTCACCCTCGTCCTGGGTGTCAGGTCCGTGCTCGTACCGGCGAACCGGCCCTTCGAGTACGGCGACGGGATCCGGATCCAGCTGCTGGGCATCTCCCACGAGGACGTCGGCGGGGAGGAGCGGGTCACCTGGGGAGTGGAGGTCATCAACGGGACGGGGAGGCCGCTGGACCTGAGCGTCTCCTCGACCTGCCGCCACGCCGCGTCGCCCTGGGAGGAGTCCGGCCCCTCCGCCCTGGCGGAGCGGAGCGGTGAGGAGGTCGGGCTCCCCGCGCTCCTCGCGACGAGCGTCGCGGACTCCTGCCCGTCACCGGAGTCGGGCCGGTGGTGGGTGTACACGCTCACCCTGGAGGACCGCACGGGCGGGACCGGCTCCCGTTCCGTCGTCTTCGCCGGCCGGGCCCACTGAGCGCCCGCTGGCTGGGCGGTCCCGGCGGGCCGGGTGCGGGTGTTCCGGCCTCGGCCCCTTACCCGCGCGGGGTCCCGCACGCCACAATCATCCCCATGACCGAGGCGAGGTGGGCATGCGGCAGGGGGTAGAGCTCAACGGCAGGTACCGGCTGGACTCCCGGCTCGGGCACGGGGGCATGGGGCAGGTGTGGAGGGCCCTGGACCTCGCCCTGGGACGGTTCGTCGCGGTCAAGCTCGTCCTCGACCACGCCCCCGAGGAGCTGGAGCACCGCCTGCGGCGGGAGGGCCGGGCGGCGGCCCGCCTGGACCACCCGTCGATCGCCAAAGTGTTCGACATCGGTGGACACGGCGGGCGCGTGTACCTGGTGCTCGAACTCCTCGAGGGCGAAGACCTCGGCCGGACGCTCGTCGGCCGCACCCGGGGCCTGGACCTCGGTTCCGTCTTGGACATCGGCGCCCAGGTCGCCGAAGGGCTGGCCGCCGCGCACGGGGCCGGCGTCGTCCACCGCGACATCAAGCCCGCTAACCTCTTCAGGGCGCCGGACGGCCGGGTGAAGATCTGCGACTTCGGCATCGCGTGGCTGGACGACGGTACCCACGGCCTCACCCGGGGGGCACTCGGCAGCCTGCCCTACATGGCGCCCGAGCGCTTCGACTCACGGCCGGTCGACGCCCGGACCGACCTCTACGCCCTCGGCTGCACCCTGTACGAGCTGCTGACGCTGGAGCCGCCCTTCACGGGCGACATGCCCGCCGTCATCCACGGGCACGTGAACAGGCCGCCCCGCCCGGCCTCGGCCCGGAGGTGGGACGTCCCGGAACCGCTCGACCGCCTCCTGCGCGAGCTCCTCGCCAAGGACCCCGGCGAACGCCCGCGGAGCGCCGGCGAGGTCGCCGAGCGCCTCCGGAGCATCCCGTTCAGTGCACGGAAACGCTCGTCGAGGGCCATCGGTATCGACCTCGGTACGACGAACTCCTGTGCCGCGGTCCTGGAGGGCGGTGAGCCCACGGTCATCACCAACGCCGAGGGCTCCCGCACCACCCCGTCCGTCGTCGCCTTCGCCAAGAACGGTGAGGTCCTCGTCGGCGAGGTCGCCAAGCGCCAGGCGGTCACCAACGTCGACCGCACCATCCGGTCGGTCAAGCGCCACATCGGCACCGACTGGACGGTGAAGATCGACGACAAGACCTTCAACCCCCAGCAGATCAGCGCCTTCATCCTGCAGAAGCTCAAGCGCGACGCCGAGGCCTACCTCGGCGAGGACGTGACCGACGCCGTCATCACCGTCCCCGCCTACTTCAGCGACTCCCAGCGCCAGGCCACCAAGGAGGCCGGCACCATCGCGGGCCTCAACGTCCTGCGCATCATCAACGAGCCCACCTCCGCCGCCCTCGCCTACCACCTGAAGAAGGAGGACGAGGCCACGATCCTCGTCTACGACCTCGGCGGCGGAGGCCTCGGCTTCGCCGTGGCGGACATCGGTGACGGCGTCGTGAACATCAAGGCCGTCGGCGGCGACGACCTGGGCGGCGACGACTGGGACCGGGCGATCGTCGACCTGCTGGTCGCGAGGTTCGCCGACGCCACCGGCGCGGACCCGACCGGGGACGGGACGGCCCTGGAACGCCTGCGCGAGGCCGCGGAGAAGGCCAGGACCGAGCTGTCCTCCTCCGGCGAGACGCGGATCGACCTGCCCTACATCACCGCCTCGGCCGAGGGCCCGCTGCACCTGCACGAGAAGCTCACCCGCACCGAGTTCCAGCGGCTGACCGCCGACCTGGTCGAGCGGACCGGGGTCCGGTTCCAGCTGGTCGTCGAGGACCTCCACCGGGTCCTCGAGAACGCCGGGATCGGCGGGGGCGAGATCGAACGCGTGGTGCTGGTCGGCGGCTCCACCCGCATGCCCGCCATCGCCGAGCTCGTCAAGGAGCTGACCGGCGGCAGGGAACCCGACAGGGGTGTCAACCCCGACGAGGTCGTGGCCATCGGCGCCGCGCTCCAGGCCGGCGTCCTCAAGGGCGAGGTCAAGGACCTCCTGCTACTGGGCGTGACCCCGCTGTCCCTGGGCATCGAGACCGAGGGCGGCGTGTTCACCAAGCTCATCGAGCGCAACACGACCATCCCGACCAAGCGCTCCGAGGTCTTCACGACCACCGGGGACGGTCAGGAACGTGCGCGTATACGCGTGTTCGAGGGCGAGCGGGAACTCACCCGGGACAACAGGGAGCTGGGCGTCTTCGACCTGACCGGTCTGTCCCCGGCGCCGCGCGGCACCCCGCGGATCGAGGTGGCCTTCGACATCGACGCCAACGGCATCGTCAACGTCACCGCCGAGGAGCTGGGCACCGGCCGCGGGCGGTCCTTCACCGTCGGGAGGGCCCCGTCGGACCCCGTCGCAGAGGAGGAGCGGACGGGGTACGGACTGGAGGCCGTGGGCAACGACGGGGACGCGAACGCGGGCGGGGACCCCTGACCCGGTGCGCGCCGCCTACTGCGGTGCCAGCGGGCTGACCAGGAGCAGCCCGGCGCCCGTGGCCGTGCCCGCGCCGATCCCGTTCAGGCACAGCTCCTGGAGCGCGTCGCTGTCCCGCACCACGGCCTCCCCCGTGAAGTGGTACCGGGCGGGCCTGCCGCCCAGGCGCTTCCACTTCGCCGAGGTGAGGTCCAGCGCTCCCGCGAACTTGCCGGACAGCCAGTCCTCGAACTCGTCCTCGGCCAGCGGGACCCGCTTGCCGCGCCGGGCGGTGGGCGCCGAGATGAGCTCCCAGCGGACGCTCTCGCCCTCGGGGTGCCGCGACAGCGGGTGGATCGCGGCGGAGGTCGCGCCGGGGACCTTGCCCCAGGCGGGCGCGGTGTCGGAGCTGATCACCAGTGTGCCCGGCGAGGTGCGCGCCCACAGCACGCGGGCCTCGGACGCGGGGTCGGGGTCGACGGCCCTGCGCACGGCCTGGCCCATGGCCGCCCACTGGTCCATGCCGCTGCTGCGCGCGGGGTCGAGGTTGATGCGGGCCAGGTACAAGGGGTTCCCTCCGGGTGTCCCCGCCGGTGCGGGGCTCGTGTTCGGTCACGGGGCGCGGAAGGTCCTGCGCGCCCGGGGTGAAACCACCACTGTACGAGGCCGCGGCCCCCGGTCGGCCCGGCGCGCGGCCGTCCCGCGGCCGTCCCCGCGGCAAGGGCGGGCGCTTCCACAGCGGAGGACGCCGTCCCCGCCCGCGGGGCCGCGGGCGGGGACGGCGCGGGTCACGGGGTGAGGCGGTGGGGTCCCCGGAACAGGAAGACCGCCTCCCGGATGGAGTCCAGGCCGAGCAGGACCATCAGCACACGGGCCAGCCCCATGCCGAACCCCCCGTGGGGCGGGCAGCCGTAACGGAAGCAGTCGAGGTAGTCGCGCAGCGGTCCGGTGCCCAGCCCCTTCTCCGCCGCCTGCTCCAGCAGCACGTCGTGGCGGTGTTCGCGCTGGGCACCGGTGGTGATCTCCAGCCCCTTCCAGAGCAGGTCGAAGCCGAGCGTCAGGTCGGGGCGCTCGGCGGAGCGCATGTGGTAGAACGGCCGGATCGTCGCGGGGTAGTGCGTGACGAACACGAACTCGTGCCCCGTCTCCTCCTCGACGTGCGCGGCCAGGCGCCGTTCGCCCTCCGGGTCCAGGTCCTCCTTGGCGCCCTCCGGGTCCCAGCCGCCGCGCCGCAGGACCTCCTGGGCCTCGGCCATCGTCATCCGGGGGAACGGGGTCTCCGGCACCGCGATGTCGGTGCCGAAGCGCTCGGCGACCGCGTCGCCGTGCGCCTCGGCGACCTTCGCCAGCGCGTGGGCGAGCATCCGCTCCTCGAAGGACATCACGTCCTCGACCCCGTCGATCCACGCCAGTTCCACGTCCACGCCCGTGAACTCGGTGGCGTGCCGGGAGGTGAAGGACGGCTCCGCGCGGAACACCGGTCCGACCTCGAAGACCTTGTCGATCCCCGCCGCGATCGCCATCTGCTTGAAGAACTGGGGCGACTGCGCCAGGTACGCGGAACGGTCGAAGTAGTCGAGCGCGAAGACGTCGGCCCCCGACTCGGAGGCGGCGCCCATCAGCTTGGGCGTGTGCATCTCCGTGGCGCCGGCGGCGTACGCGAACTCGCGCATGCCCTGCTCCAGGGTCGTCTGCACGGCGAACAGCAGTCCCGCCTCCGGG is a window of Nocardiopsis changdeensis DNA encoding:
- a CDS encoding ABC transporter ATP-binding protein, with amino-acid sequence MNVSSAVIRARGLVKRHGQGQGGFRAVDGVDLDVPEGQMLAVTGPSGCGKSTLLHLLGGLERPTDGEVWFAGRRIDTLNERALARLRCRSAGFVFQAFHLVEELSAAENVELPALLAGRSRREARRRAGRLLERVGLADRAGHLPAQLSGGQRQRVAIARALVNEPLAVLADEPTGNLDSAATLEVLRIFQELRAAGQTLVIVTHDERVAAVADRVVSMRDGMFVDDTRLAGTGTGWLGGLVGLED
- a CDS encoding ABC transporter permease, translated to MGRVVLVARLAWAGIRRHRTQAVILVLAMTVATAAAATGLSLRGETESLYMQTREATAGPDVVVLAAETDLAPAPDLAPLAREPEVVAHNGPFPVVYATLTARGYDSRVVVHGADENPGEVGRPLLTSGDWVSPGGVVLERGFATALGAGVGDRVTIADRSYPVVGTAVTAATGVYPWAAQVGPGGGPTDYSGLAWLTEADARELAARDLPVATALHLRLRDPDLAEEFIEANASPVPGVAYRSWRSMAEQDAVLLRNVRPILTVGGWLLGFLAVTGVAVLAAGRIVEQTRRAGVLKAVGATPGLVAAVLFTEFLALALLANALGLVIARLALPAVAAPTASRIGEAAGPGFTAVAVTVVLSVAVAALATVRPALRTLRASTAAVLADTARRPQDRSRLTALSALLPAPLMLGLRITARRPGRAVLQACSTAATVIALTASLTLSVQTVRSYGVYGSSDLANLRDVHDHRLLTVVTVLLVVLAVVNTVASTWTTALEARVSMAVARALGATPGQITAGLAIAQLLPGLPGAAVGLFIGDGVLSLFAARNAVEAPTPWLFGAALATLAATVALTALPARLAARRPVARVLSGETP
- a CDS encoding type I-E CRISPR-associated protein Cas6/Cse3/CasE produces the protein MYLARINLDPARSSGMDQWAAMGQAVRRAVDPDPASEARVLWARTSPGTLVISSDTAPAWGKVPGATSAAIHPLSRHPEGESVRWELISAPTARRGKRVPLAEDEFEDWLSGKFAGALDLTSAKWKRLGGRPARYHFTGEAVVRDSDALQELCLNGIGAGTATGAGLLLVSPLAPQ
- the aspS gene encoding aspartate--tRNA(Asn) ligase, producing the protein MIRSTSRTLVRDLRRHVGETVSVRGWATTLRRQSRMQFVVVRDHTGTAQITHRRRGAGDAVEAALESLTAESAVRITGTVVDNPVVKLGGLELVPHEVEVLNRAEAPLPIDDRTGIEQRLDRRFLDVRRRPEAGLLFAVQTTLEQGMREFAYAAGATEMHTPKLMGAASESGADVFALDYFDRSAYLAQSPQFFKQMAIAAGIDKVFEVGPVFRAEPSFTSRHATEFTGVDVELAWIDGVEDVMSFEERMLAHALAKVAEAHGDAVAERFGTDIAVPETPFPRMTMAEAQEVLRRGGWDPEGAKEDLDPEGERRLAAHVEEETGHEFVFVTHYPATIRPFYHMRSAERPDLTLGFDLLWKGLEITTGAQREHRHDVLLEQAAEKGLGTGPLRDYLDCFRYGCPPHGGFGMGLARVLMVLLGLDSIREAVFLFRGPHRLTP